From the genome of Triticum aestivum cultivar Chinese Spring chromosome 3B, IWGSC CS RefSeq v2.1, whole genome shotgun sequence, one region includes:
- the LOC123070318 gene encoding auxin response factor 2 isoform X2, whose amino-acid sequence MIGIDLNTVEEDEEEGGPSAEPPRGTVCLELWHACAGRVGSLPRKGSAVVYLPEGHLEHIGEAAGAVPPHVFCRVVDVNLQADPAMDEVYAQVSLVVDDEEAKRRMRPGESEEACEGDSEDTDAAKRRARMPHMFCKTLTASDTSTHGGFSVPRRAAEDCFPPLDYNLQRPSQELVTKDLHGTEWRFRHIYRGQPRRHLLTTGWSAFVNKKKLVSGDAVLFLRDEDGVLRLGVRRAAQLKNVSPFPALFNQDSSLSSLGNVAHAVAVKNIFHIYYNPRLCESEFIVPYWKFMRSFSEPFSVGMRFKMKYENEDASERRSTGIITGSRESDLKSHGSKWKCLVVRWDDDVECRWPNRVSPWEIELTGSVSGSHLSSPHSKRLKPCLPQVNPDMLLPSGSVSSDFAESARFHKVLQGQELLGSKTHDGTANSASRASEARNFQYSDDRNCSINMSNIPGVPELGARTPPENHGFSYHCSGFGESQRFQRVLQGQEVFHPYEGGTLSDAVIRGSSFCQPDGNCTSGATYKWLTSQGCDYSGPVTLAMPQASSPLSVLMFPQTSSKIHGFEYVCRSLDKDDNIRHVTVNATQDMGRTSHALPLWPHLVSGKAIASCTGTKKLHSISSAEHEPNDKDVHTNGCKIFGISLTQKVRVCNEVECSSANCDFQPLKPQMSKSLGNNCATVHEQRPAVGMVVDLSAVDTMI is encoded by the exons ATGATAGGCATCGACCTCAACaccgtggaggaggacgaggaggagggcggtcCCTCGGCTGAGCCCCCGAGGGGTACGGTGTGCCTAGAGCTGTGGCACGCGTGCGCCGGCCGCGTGGGTTCGCTGCCTCGGAAGGGCAGCGCCGTCGTGTACCTGCCGGAGGGCCACCTCGAGCACATCGGGGAGGCGGCGGGCGCGGTGCCGCCCCATGTGTTCTGCCGAGTCGTCGATGTCAATCTCCAG GCGGACCCTGCGATGGACGAGGTGTACGCGCAAGTTTCCCTCGTGGTCGACGACGAG GAAGCCAAGAGGCGGATGCGCCCAGGGGAGAGCGAGGAAGCTTGCGAAGGTGACAGCGAGGACACCGATGCCGCGAAGCGCCGAGCGCGCATGCCCCACATGTTCTGCAAGACGCTCACGGCTTCCGACACCAGCACGCACGGGGGCTTCTCCGTGCCGCGGCGTGCCGCCGAGGACTGCTTCCCGCCTCTG GATTACAACCTGCAGAGGCCGTCCCAGGAGCTTGTGACCAAGGATCTGCACGGCACCGAGTGGAGGTTCCGACATATCTATCGAG GCCAGCCACGGAGGCACCTTTTAACCACCGGATGGAGTGCATTTGTCAATAAAAAGAAGCTTGTCTCTGGGGATGCAGTGTTGTTCCTCCG AGATGAAGATGGAGTGCTCCGATTGGGAGTGCGCCGAGCTGCTCAGCTAAAAAATGTATCTCCTTTTCCTGCACTTTTTAACCAGGACTCAAGTCTTAGTAGTCTCGGTAATGTTGCCCATGCTGTGGCTGTGAAAAATATTTTTCACATCTACTACAATCCCAG GTTATGTGAGTCTGAGTTCATTGTACCATATTGGAAGTTCATGAGAAGCTTCAGTGAACCTTTTTCTGTTGGAATGAGGTTCAAAATGAAATACGAAAATGAAGATGCTTCAGAAAGAAG GTCAACTGGGATAATAACTGGGAGTAGAGAGTCAGACCTGAAGTCGCATGGTTCGAAGTGGAAATGTTTGGTG GTGAGATGGGACGATGATGTAGAGTGCCGTTGGCCTAATAGGGTATCTCCTTGGGAGATTGAACTTACTGGATCGGTTTCGGGATCTCATCTGTCCTCTCCCCATTCAAAACGGCTGAAGCCATGCCTCCCCCAAGTTAATCCAGATATGTTGCTTCCAA GTGGAAGTGTTTCTTCGGATTTTGCGGAATCTGCCAGATTCCACAAGGTCTTGCAAGGTCAAGAATTATTGGGTTCTAAAACCCATGATGGTACTGCTAATTCAGCTTCTCGGGCGTCTGAAGCAAGAAATTTTCAGTACAGTGATGATCGGAATTGCTCTATCAACATGAGTAACATTCCAGGGGTTCCAGAACTTGGTGCTAGAACCCCGCCTGAAAATCATGGATTTTCCTACCACTGCTCAGGCTTTGGGGAGTCTCAAAGATTCCAAAGGGTCTTGCAAGGTCAAGAAGTGTTTCACCCTTATGAAGGAGGAACTTTGTCTGATGCTGTTATAAGAGGTTCTAGCTTCTGTCAACCTGATGGCAACTGTACATCTGGTGCAACATATAAATGGCTTACGTCACAGGGATGCGATTATAGTGGGCCAGTAACACTAGCAATGCCTCAAGCATCCTCTCCATTATCTGTGCTAATGTTCCCTCAAACTAGTTCCAAGATACATGGCTTTGAATACGTATGCAGAAGCCTGGATAAGGATGATAATATTAGACATGTTACTGTCAACGCTACTCAAGATATGGGAAGAACCAGTCATGCATTACCTCTCTGGCCTCATCTTGTTTCAGGCAAAGCAATAGCTAGTTGTACTGGAACTAAAAAGTTGCACTCCATCAGCAGTGCAGAGCATGAACCAAATGACAAGGATGTTCACACAAATGGCTGCAAAATCTTTGGTATCTCTTTGACTCAGAAGGTTCGAGTATGCAATGAAGTGGAATGTAGCAGTGCGAATTGTGATTTCCAGCCTTTAAAGCCACAAATGTCAAAATCGCTAGGCAACAATTGTGCTACT GTTCATGAGCAAAGGCCTGCTGTTGGCATGGTGGTTGACCTTTCTGCGGTTGATACGATGATCTGA
- the LOC123070318 gene encoding auxin response factor 2 isoform X1: MIGIDLNTVEEDEEEGGPSAEPPRGTVCLELWHACAGRVGSLPRKGSAVVYLPEGHLEHIGEAAGAVPPHVFCRVVDVNLQADPAMDEVYAQVSLVVDDEEAKRRMRPGESEEACEGDSEDTDAAKRRARMPHMFCKTLTASDTSTHGGFSVPRRAAEDCFPPLDYNLQRPSQELVTKDLHGTEWRFRHIYRGQPRRHLLTTGWSAFVNKKKLVSGDAVLFLRDEDGVLRLGVRRAAQLKNVSPFPALFNQDSSLSSLGNVAHAVAVKNIFHIYYNPRLCESEFIVPYWKFMRSFSEPFSVGMRFKMKYENEDASERRSTGIITGSRESDLKSHGSKWKCLVVRWDDDVECRWPNRVSPWEIELTGSVSGSHLSSPHSKRLKPCLPQVNPDMLLPTILAGGSVSSDFAESARFHKVLQGQELLGSKTHDGTANSASRASEARNFQYSDDRNCSINMSNIPGVPELGARTPPENHGFSYHCSGFGESQRFQRVLQGQEVFHPYEGGTLSDAVIRGSSFCQPDGNCTSGATYKWLTSQGCDYSGPVTLAMPQASSPLSVLMFPQTSSKIHGFEYVCRSLDKDDNIRHVTVNATQDMGRTSHALPLWPHLVSGKAIASCTGTKKLHSISSAEHEPNDKDVHTNGCKIFGISLTQKVRVCNEVECSSANCDFQPLKPQMSKSLGNNCATVHEQRPAVGMVVDLSAVDTMI; the protein is encoded by the exons ATGATAGGCATCGACCTCAACaccgtggaggaggacgaggaggagggcggtcCCTCGGCTGAGCCCCCGAGGGGTACGGTGTGCCTAGAGCTGTGGCACGCGTGCGCCGGCCGCGTGGGTTCGCTGCCTCGGAAGGGCAGCGCCGTCGTGTACCTGCCGGAGGGCCACCTCGAGCACATCGGGGAGGCGGCGGGCGCGGTGCCGCCCCATGTGTTCTGCCGAGTCGTCGATGTCAATCTCCAG GCGGACCCTGCGATGGACGAGGTGTACGCGCAAGTTTCCCTCGTGGTCGACGACGAG GAAGCCAAGAGGCGGATGCGCCCAGGGGAGAGCGAGGAAGCTTGCGAAGGTGACAGCGAGGACACCGATGCCGCGAAGCGCCGAGCGCGCATGCCCCACATGTTCTGCAAGACGCTCACGGCTTCCGACACCAGCACGCACGGGGGCTTCTCCGTGCCGCGGCGTGCCGCCGAGGACTGCTTCCCGCCTCTG GATTACAACCTGCAGAGGCCGTCCCAGGAGCTTGTGACCAAGGATCTGCACGGCACCGAGTGGAGGTTCCGACATATCTATCGAG GCCAGCCACGGAGGCACCTTTTAACCACCGGATGGAGTGCATTTGTCAATAAAAAGAAGCTTGTCTCTGGGGATGCAGTGTTGTTCCTCCG AGATGAAGATGGAGTGCTCCGATTGGGAGTGCGCCGAGCTGCTCAGCTAAAAAATGTATCTCCTTTTCCTGCACTTTTTAACCAGGACTCAAGTCTTAGTAGTCTCGGTAATGTTGCCCATGCTGTGGCTGTGAAAAATATTTTTCACATCTACTACAATCCCAG GTTATGTGAGTCTGAGTTCATTGTACCATATTGGAAGTTCATGAGAAGCTTCAGTGAACCTTTTTCTGTTGGAATGAGGTTCAAAATGAAATACGAAAATGAAGATGCTTCAGAAAGAAG GTCAACTGGGATAATAACTGGGAGTAGAGAGTCAGACCTGAAGTCGCATGGTTCGAAGTGGAAATGTTTGGTG GTGAGATGGGACGATGATGTAGAGTGCCGTTGGCCTAATAGGGTATCTCCTTGGGAGATTGAACTTACTGGATCGGTTTCGGGATCTCATCTGTCCTCTCCCCATTCAAAACGGCTGAAGCCATGCCTCCCCCAAGTTAATCCAGATATGTTGCTTCCAA CCATTTTGGCAGGTGGAAGTGTTTCTTCGGATTTTGCGGAATCTGCCAGATTCCACAAGGTCTTGCAAGGTCAAGAATTATTGGGTTCTAAAACCCATGATGGTACTGCTAATTCAGCTTCTCGGGCGTCTGAAGCAAGAAATTTTCAGTACAGTGATGATCGGAATTGCTCTATCAACATGAGTAACATTCCAGGGGTTCCAGAACTTGGTGCTAGAACCCCGCCTGAAAATCATGGATTTTCCTACCACTGCTCAGGCTTTGGGGAGTCTCAAAGATTCCAAAGGGTCTTGCAAGGTCAAGAAGTGTTTCACCCTTATGAAGGAGGAACTTTGTCTGATGCTGTTATAAGAGGTTCTAGCTTCTGTCAACCTGATGGCAACTGTACATCTGGTGCAACATATAAATGGCTTACGTCACAGGGATGCGATTATAGTGGGCCAGTAACACTAGCAATGCCTCAAGCATCCTCTCCATTATCTGTGCTAATGTTCCCTCAAACTAGTTCCAAGATACATGGCTTTGAATACGTATGCAGAAGCCTGGATAAGGATGATAATATTAGACATGTTACTGTCAACGCTACTCAAGATATGGGAAGAACCAGTCATGCATTACCTCTCTGGCCTCATCTTGTTTCAGGCAAAGCAATAGCTAGTTGTACTGGAACTAAAAAGTTGCACTCCATCAGCAGTGCAGAGCATGAACCAAATGACAAGGATGTTCACACAAATGGCTGCAAAATCTTTGGTATCTCTTTGACTCAGAAGGTTCGAGTATGCAATGAAGTGGAATGTAGCAGTGCGAATTGTGATTTCCAGCCTTTAAAGCCACAAATGTCAAAATCGCTAGGCAACAATTGTGCTACT GTTCATGAGCAAAGGCCTGCTGTTGGCATGGTGGTTGACCTTTCTGCGGTTGATACGATGATCTGA